AGAGTCATAATGTCTGCATTCGACCTTACgcttctccaaatgttcatgggtagAGATGGCGCTTACCATGGCTTACAggcaacccaccagctccattaccgactatgacataaaaaaaataaaaatgaaaataaagcaTCCATACTTAGACTTTATCTCTTCTTCTCTaagtctttaaaaaataaatagaattttctaCATAgggtttttttgaaataaatagatgaCGAAATACGAGTATCTCAATACGCAATAAAATCATAACGCCTCTTATTTAAGACCATAAAGtacaaaattctataaataacgagagtaaatttcaatttttgttCTTTCAATTCCCTTGATCACAAAATTCTGTAATCAGGGGAAAGCaaaaacctaaataaatattcattgttcTCCTGTAGCAATGCCATGTAATTATCGTATTTTCTTAATGAActtgcattttaatatattcctgtctaaacaaatttaaatttatcttatgtATGTTGAGGTCTTTTATGTTTGGTAGGTTTTTATACGTAAACTCACTATCACCCAGCTGCTATTAACAAACTGAAGATTAATTTGGAGTGGCATTTTACCCCTCCCACCCCTCCAAACCCTTTGGTAAGATTTGATTCAACTTCCTCTCCCCCACACgagatttattaattgtgaGCTTCAATAATACAGTAAACTACACTAAGATTAAGACTAACTAGTATTTAGATTTGACTGAAATCCACCTGaccttaaaaatttattgaatgtaataaacattcgaataaattgaatagatttatatttaaggtcCTATAATGACTTGTAAAATGTATGACTGATTAAGTACTTACCTATAAAATGTACACGATTACTTACTTCTcagataaatatgaatatcatAAGTCTTTGATTAGTATTATCACAACTTCTATCAAATAACACGTaactataacaaaataaaagtatgcATGGTCCTTAATCCTTATCATTACGATCATCGTTTgcaaatttatacaaaaatataatgaatcgTGTTGATTATGCTTTGGATGTCGCAggtattgttttgtattatgtatctaGTTATTCTGttagacattttatttatttttgtttaatctaGTGAGGTACTACCTAGTGTCATATGTTATATCATAGGTCCCCAAACacctaaaaactaaataacttaatattatatattgtgttcaattgtgggagtcgagcacgcttcggcacgaattgggccagctcgcaccggggaagtaccacacccccacagaaaaccggcgtgaaatagtggcatgccactgtgtttcgtacggtgagtgggggagccggaggcccgttccCTCACCCGTCcctgtccattccttctttccagtcgataatcctttccttttcccttacaccataaaagcgggcagcgcattcgcagaggcactacctttgcgaaagttcatgggcggtggtgatcgtttaccatcaggcgaaccaccacctcagttgcccgctatgacataaaaaaaaataaataaaaaaataagaagtcTAGCAGGATAAACATTATACACACCTATGgaaatatttacttgtataAGCGATGATTTAATCATCAACAATAGAACAAATGAAATTCCATTCCGTTTTCAAgactataaaatcaattataattttaaattatcagtaCACGctttatacaaatactataataaacaaGAGTAAAAAGAAGTtaagataaattaatcaatgagtatctattgtttatttttttttttacttaaaatttgtaatcaaTAAATGTGGTACAAGGCGCTGCAGGTTCTGTATTTgaatcttaatttttaagtgtaaagttaatattaatcatacataatatgtattatcaaCTACATGTATcacatgaaattttaaagctATCGCTTTGATTACATTGACCATGTTATCATACTTCGAACTCTATATAACTAAGTAACTTATAGTTCTtcatatattgaatattcaaGTAAAACTGAGTGAAATAATGCAATATGTAACTACAAGCATTTGAGAAAATACTGCAAATTAGGAATATAAGAGGCGgacagtaattaaattttatttatactcgtCATATgtaaaagcattaaaaattgttagaaTAATATATGTGAAGTACGTAacatgttttgtataaatattaatgatttaaaagtCTTTTCTGTTAAGTGAAGTAAgtatgttatacatatttaacaaataataatcaatgacACATgcgcaatattaaatttaattctaattaaccaattttataatgtatctaATTTAGATCtctaaaaattactttatttattgaaagattGAAAATATTCGTATGTTATGCCTTAGCGCACCggatatgtaaaatgtaattccTTGTGACTTATGTGTAAGGAAAACACATAATCAATCGTATATTCATTGAATGTACAACGCGacgctttaaatatattactaaataattatacgaatgtttttttattataacaattctaCGCTATTAATGCTTAGGTACAAATAACATTTCGTTCTAGTAAGGTAATACTTCAATTACACCTttcaattgataattttatcaattagcaattaatgtaaaaaagtaGTCAAcgacaaattatattaacgtaCTTTGGAGGTTTCGTCTTGACTTGTGTCACATCAATAATGTGAAACAAgtgcttaaaaaattaaatggatgtatgtttacatatattgcaatgttaaaaattatttatgtttgtacatTGATGATCTGCAGCTTCGAGAACGGTTTAGATTTACCATTCAACATGAGCGACTCTACGTCTATGttgcatatatgtatttatctatttatacatatttatatattttatatattacaggAATGGGATGGTACAACGTACGATACTCACTCAACCTGGCGTTGTTCCTCATAGCAGCTATTATAGAGCCAGTGGGATACTCATACGTGTTGCCAGCTGCAAAATGTGATTTGCAAATGACTGATACACAACGTGGCGTTATTGGATCTATACCATATATAGGTAAATacatgaaaacaataaacacgTACGTAGTACTTACCATTCCATTAGTAAAGTGAATAAAGGTCCAGTTCCTGTTTTTACGTAGTGTTGGTGGTGTGAGAGACTTAATTCATTCCGGAGGCAAAATGAACTCTAATAGGCACCTGAAAATATGCtctagatatttaataaaaaaagtggaAACACATCAAAAGATATTTGCAACTATACGCAATCAGGAAGTATTCAACTTGCAATAATCAATTGTTAACTATACCTACAatgataatatgtattgtaaaatCTGAATTACGGTGcattaatatatctatttgcATTCTCTTATAACCTAACTCAAAagatatctattttataacaagGATATGTATGAATGGTTCATACATATCCTCGTTAGTTTCTAGGTTGCTATAGATGTTCGCGTATTTTCTGATATTCACGCGCATATTCCAGAAaggttttttaatatcataacgggcaactgagctggcggttcgcctgatggtaagcgatcaccaccgcccaagaacattcgcagagactCCGACCTCTGCGaatacgctgcccgcttttaaggggtaagggataaggaaaggattgatgactggaaaaaaggaatggactgagaagaGTGCGGAAAAGGAAATGAGCCTaaggctcccccactcatcgtACGAAACGCAAtggcatgctattatttcacgccggttttctgtgggggtgtggtacttccccggtgcgagctggcccaattcgtgcccaagcgtactcgactcccacacttaAATCTCACAGGTTATATTATCGNNNNNNNNNNNNNNNNNNNNNNNNNNNNNNNNNNNNNNNNNNNNNNNNNNNNNNNNNNNNNNNNNNNNNNNNNNNNNNNNNNNNNNNNNNNNNNNNNNNNNNNNNNNNNNNNNNNNNNNNNNNNNNNNNNNNNNNNNNNNNNNNNNNNtaaaggaaaaggaaaggattaacgactggaaagaaggaatggactgggacgggtgaggaaaaggaaacgggcctccggacAATTATGTAGGTAAGTCGTTATAAATGTCGTACAATATACTTACTTCCTACTTTTTTACAGGTATAGTTGTAACTTCTTTTCTATGGGGTTATTTAGTCGATACCAAAGGAAGAAAGAAGATCATAATTATAAGCTCTCTCTTGGCTGGCGTCCTAGGTGTGATATCGGCATTTATGCCTGATCTAATATCATTTGTAATTCTTAAAAGTCTCACGTCTCTTTGGTAAGTTTTTGACAAATTATTTGCAAttgagtattatttaatacgaatataattaatagaattataacgaattatttaatctcaaaaatgatttatgtatCATAACCAATGTGCTTTGAAGGTAACTGATACGGTAATATTGTGTATATCAGCATATGCCTAGTTTTATGCCGGACAAGACCGAGAAAAAAGTTAtctgtttttataaactatattttgatgtttgtgttaatgtttattaaaatttatttcagcaTCGCATGTCCCGCCGCTGTACCATATTCATACATCGGTGAAATTCTTCCTAGTAGATACAGAGATATAACGCTCTCTATTACAAATGCTATGCAAATTTGTGGATCCGCCTTAGTTCCCTGTAAGTtaactgtaatatatttaaaacctgTACGAGATGATAAGCAGACACTGTTAAACTGTATAGTAAAATGTATCTAGCTTAAAATGTCATCGATAATTATAAACGTtagatacaatatatatatatatataagcaaGTATGGTCTGATATCGATTACTCATTAATCATTTTCATACTAAGATAAGTATGacataattatgattattttagtCGAATAGTTTATGTGACCTATATTTCTCATTTTCGTATGTTGATTAATAGAAGGTGTTACTGAAAAATTCGCCCCacccaattaaaattaatgatatagtATAGGTTAACCAACTGTGACCGTGATTTGTGAGATCtcattgaaaaaaatcatgaTAAAAGTAGTAATTTAGGTACCAGTTAGAAATCCTTGGTTTCTCATCGATATTGTTAGATGAtttagaaattgttttatgttatgttatgtatagggcaaattatttttttagtgtttGCATGGGCAATACTACCATTGGACTTCAGAATCGACTTTGGGTCTTACGATTTTAGACCTTGGCGGCTTCTCACGATAATATATGCTCTACCATTCATAATCAGTGCTTGTTTATTGGTATTCGGCCCAGAGAGCCCAAAGTACCTAATGTCCCAAGGAAAACACGACGAATCACTTCAGATTCTGAAAACAATATACTCCTCAAATAAGAGAAAACCACCAGATGATTATCCAGTAAGTAATAAtcctaattaattacatttaataatacaatgcaaTTAAACATGGCAAGTGGCCGCATACATGTGACATAActgtttgtgttttatatattatctgctTTAGCTCGTAAGTCTCcgtaataatgattataactgttataaagattatgcattatttatatctaaagtagtatattactatataagcTTCAATAgagtaatgaaaattattatggtggtaaatgttaaaactgtgttatgacgattcaaaaaaattataattatagcaaTAATTCACTGGAGTGAggttgaattattatttatattcattcctcacatttaaaacataattttattgcagttGATATTTTTAGGTAAAACGTTTATTAATGCCGGAAATCCAAGAAACAAAAAGACCATCCATCTTTAAATCTCTCATTAATCAAAGCGCACCACTCCTCAAACCGCCATATTTGAAATGGATGGCATTAAACGGAATCTTACTCTTCGGTATTTTCTCTACgtaagtaattatttcaataaacgcaaattacttttttgatagcctaaatactaaattactTATACGATAACTGTGAATATTAAAcgttacatatttaatgtaggtaaaaaacataagtataaaaatttatattatagtacctATTGTATATCCTTAGCAAAAGAACGTAgattacacacacacacacaaactagGCGATATGGTTATCATTTGTAAACAGATGGAAATATTGTTGCTTTCCCTTTGACACttctaaaatatttgctacttacataatattgtgatGAAACTAATGAGAGCTTGATATTTATAAGGTTAAATGGGCTTTATATGTGGCTACCAGATGTGCTCAATAGAGTACTCACAGGTGGAGGCCATGACCAAACTGCTTGTCAAGTCATTGCACAAAGACTAAATGAGGTAGgtgtaagtataataaaacgtaACGTACGTGTATAATAAACCATAGAAATCTGCAATTTTATAAGACAGGGGAAACGaaagaacatttaaattatttagattaaatgtgaaatgtaTTACATCAATActgctttaaaattttcagctaatgttaaaaaattatgattcatAAATGAGATTTCTTCAGCTTTTTAGTTTCTAACCGATTTTATGCGCCTGGATACAATAAAAAGGAAGAACacctttaattatattttactcgtTTGTACAACTatgtagttaaataattatttaatatttcagacTCATGAAAATGCAGAATGCGACGATCAAATAGATAGCCAGACATTTATGATCAATACTATTGCAAATTTTTCCTGTACACTCATAGCTCTAGGAGTTAGCAGCTTAGTCAAAGTTATAGGCAAAAAAGTGCTGTTAATTGCAGTGTTTCTTGTAATAGGCATCTGCTGTATAATGATCAATTTTGTCACACAGCAAATTTTATTCGCAATTTTACTATCTTCATTGCCTATAACTGGTCTGGCAATTGGACCCGTAAATGCATAtgctgttgaaatttttccaaCTCAATTGAGGTACGTAGAAATCTTGAATCGCATCGTAATTGATCTGTCGCTTGTATATATTGATGGTGATTTGCCTTAGCCTCTAGCTTATATCATGGaccataataaaaacaaattttcaattgtatgaatattaaatttcaattttatgagCACATCAACGGCACAGAAATTAGTAATGAAATGTTATACTTTTGGCACCCTACATGTGCTAATGGAACACTGCAGGAACCTACTTTACTACTTTTTAGCGAAGCATTTTCAGGCTCTGAAAAATGatccaaaaataaatagctttttaacggttttatagtatgtatgtatataggcgttatactatatgtatataggttgagtttttttttttttcaattcaggGGTATGGCAGTTAGTTTAAGTATGATGCTGGGTCGTACGGGCTCCATCATTGGCACTAACGTGGCTGGTATTCTAATCAACGCTGCTTGTGAAATTACGTTCTATGGTTTTGGAGGATTATTGATAtgtaagttaatattattattctatggAATGTAGAgcagataatatttataaaataaatttaaaaaatacttgtaaTTTAGTAATTCATAAAGAAGAACAAgcattttgatatattatatttttttgcattcaTCGTTTCACACTTTAAGCACCGTTCAAAAATAAggaaacttaaatattatactaccTATCTCAATTATATCGTACTtacttatacttttttattgttttcagtgTGTGCAATTCTCTCTTTACTCCTTCCTAGAGCGAGAAGACCAGAGCCCATAAGAAGtactttataaactttatctaCTCAATGCATAACGGAAACAACAACTTTAAATTAAGACCGAAAAGAAAGTCCAAAAAGTAATGGACTACCGACTAAACatcactgtgttccgtcgagctgATTTTAATGGCGGGTTCGTGGGTATTGTTATATATCATGCTGCGGTCCCGCTGCTGGCGAACGAAtaaatgttgatttttttgaaattataaagtcttttattgatacatagtttaataaaccttcctatcctactttctactaatat
Above is a genomic segment from Zerene cesonia ecotype Mississippi chromosome 19, Zerene_cesonia_1.1, whole genome shotgun sequence containing:
- the LOC119834448 gene encoding synaptic vesicle glycoprotein 2B-like isoform X2; this translates as MNRVDYALDVAGMGWYNVRYSLNLALFLIAAIIEPVGYSYVLPAAKCDLQMTDTQRGVIGSIPYIGIVVTSFLWGYLVDTKGRKKIIIISSLLAGVLGVISAFMPDLISFVILKSLTSLCIACPAAVPYSYIGEILPSRYRDITLSITNAMQICGSALVPLFAWAILPLDFRIDFGSYDFRPWRLLTIIYALPFIISACLLVFGPESPKYLMSQGKHDESLQILKTIYSSNKRKPPDDYPVKRLLMPEIQETKRPSIFKSLINQSAPLLKPPYLKWMALNGILLFGIFSTLNGLYMWLPDVLNRVLTGGGHDQTACQVIAQRLNETHENAECDDQIDSQTFMINTIANFSCTLIALGVSSLVKVIGKKVLLIAVFLVIGICCIMINFVTQQILFAILLSSLPITGLAIGPVNAYAVEIFPTQLRGMAVSLSMMLGRTGSIIGTNVAGILINAACEITFYGFGGLLILCAILSLLLPRARRPEPIRSTL
- the LOC119834448 gene encoding synaptic vesicle glycoprotein 2C-like isoform X1 gives rise to the protein MVKDKLTISSEVSSKEIKNAVDIDFALNVAGMGWYNVRYSLNLALFLIAAIIEPVGYSYVLPAAKCDLQMTDTQRGVIGSIPYIGIVVTSFLWGYLVDTKGRKKIIIISSLLAGVLGVISAFMPDLISFVILKSLTSLCIACPAAVPYSYIGEILPSRYRDITLSITNAMQICGSALVPLFAWAILPLDFRIDFGSYDFRPWRLLTIIYALPFIISACLLVFGPESPKYLMSQGKHDESLQILKTIYSSNKRKPPDDYPVKRLLMPEIQETKRPSIFKSLINQSAPLLKPPYLKWMALNGILLFGIFSTLNGLYMWLPDVLNRVLTGGGHDQTACQVIAQRLNETHENAECDDQIDSQTFMINTIANFSCTLIALGVSSLVKVIGKKVLLIAVFLVIGICCIMINFVTQQILFAILLSSLPITGLAIGPVNAYAVEIFPTQLRGMAVSLSMMLGRTGSIIGTNVAGILINAACEITFYGFGGLLILCAILSLLLPRARRPEPIRSTL